A genomic stretch from Plasmodium brasilianum strain Bolivian I chromosome 9, whole genome shotgun sequence includes:
- a CDS encoding RNA-binding protein: MQRRVHNDNNETYLEDNKINTSSSYNDLFYENKGINLDGVKLASVSTDIDSFRCSGKSLQNFLSPFSGINYDLNYPHTGYGEDNEIMVSSVSQLGDINGGNTPINDHFALHNSKGWNDYITFGSSALSDNNIYSAIREKDNHTRASINDQNCNNDNRGNRTTTCVDSGKQGYVLEGKHRMSPLLPSENKNDIKCDRSTFNEYKNETHFDAEKLEKISTEMYEAKYCNVDNNVISKHNIMSEQEDLLFKSNSKKNFGKVLKATNSGGSNTRKLNSRYITKLNTFEEGKKKININEDILLNEMSMSTRINTVYKPEYSYDTFYEPLGIFEGNYSLEKNLYEKGGRGQERLDGVWGEAFVNVVENETLNENLDEPLDEPLNEKLDEPLDEPLDEPLDEPLDEPLDEPLNDVLDDNYFFDLKKNKVLYVEKEDRKDLFTLCLEPNQTHTHSAMTVEAYSSGDPLLPYDPNEPSRDNIFTNNNIYEKKDNESIRDEGMKILGNSLLTSKRETLYDYTTHPSLCIRNTYSKTLAWEDGTYSPDENCNKKKYNYIQNEILGNFLINQSGDVNNTDENFDNTKKFTFNKMASSMNDPKLLSLEKGSDYSSMALNDNINYINLLKYFTNLDILNSATLTLQSNLNENTVLEKNDEQDFKGCSSGNELAGMTNDIVNMGSNSVYLNSTRGLDRGNPTCLNSAQNVSGKNKESEKHQIYQMNQILNSHNLIRPLNNRNESFINTLAGDTLKFRSGVHPEEYENEYYNTPFSEEGRNERNTVHNTTDCNGFKCNGVSYDCANYDVDYDADYDVDYDVNYDVNYDVNYDVNYDVECVDIDYGDNYNDCNYDDDYDGDGFGDGVAFGNSMLSYFDCSSANSNRNHPNINSCLDSANKNLSTSAKFTLIVNVPPNTTRKDLMAVFSKYGHVDLTMVVCDKKSRHPNKEWTATSGYAFVRFSTNIEAQRTLNATSSGIVRIRGSRVRATWAKKDSYSKKEKDVPFKIPSSILLINVEEFICIICKINLAYEPLLFPCCYASSCSDCLRNYIMNHELDQERVKCPNCFLHFSHGIIKIDKNSKGAMALLYKIHSNIKVRCQKESCKWIGSQHHYFSHSLSCKFSIT, from the coding sequence ATGCAAAGAAGGGTgcataatgataataatgaaaccTATTTagaagataataaaataaacactAGTAGTTCAtataatgatttattttacGAAAACAAAGGGATAAATTTGGACGGGGTAAAACTAGCTAGTGTTTCAACAGATATAGACTCTTTCAGATGTTCCGGAAAATCTCTTCAAAATTTCTTAAGTCCATTTAGTGGTATTAACTATGATTTGAATTACCCCCATACAGGATATGGAGAAGACAATGAGATAATGGTGAGTAGTGTATCCCAGCTAGGAGATATAAATGGAGGAAATACTCCCATCAATGATCATTTTGCTTTGCATAATTCGAAAGGATGGAATGATTATATAACTTTTGGTAGCAGTGCCCTCAGTGATAATAATATCTACTCTGCCATTAGAGAAAAAGACAATCACACGAGGGCAAGCATAAACGACCAAAACTGCAATAACGATAACAGAGGAAATAGAACTACCACCTGTGTGGATAGCGGAAAGCAGGGCTATGTATTAGAGGGAAAGCATCGAATGAGCCCCCTGCTCCCTAGTGAAAATAAGAATGACATCAAGTGTGATAGGTCAACCTTTAATGAATACAAAAACGAAACTCATTTCGATGCGGAAAAACTAGAAAAGATAAGTACAGAGATGTATGAAGCCAAGTACTGTAACGTGgataataatgttattaGTAAACACAATATAATGAGTGAACAGGAAGATCTTTTATTTAAGAGTAACtcaaagaaaaattttgGAAAAGTGTTAAAAGCGACTAATTCGGGGGGATCTAATACAAGAAAATTGAATAGCCGTTACATAACTAAGTTGAACACTTTTGaagaggggaaaaaaaaaattaatattaatgaagaTATCTTATTAAATGAGATGAGCATGTCAACTCGTATAAATACTGTATATAAACCTGAATATTCGTATGATACCTTTTATGAACCCCTGGGCATTTTTGAAGGCAATTATAGTCTTGAAAAAAATCTATATGAAAAGGGGGGGAGAGGACAGGAAAGATTAGATGGCGTTTGGGGAGAAGCATTTGTAAACGTGGTGGAAAACGAAACATTGAACGAAAATTTGGATGAACCTTTGGACGAACCTTTGAACGAAAAGTTGGATGAACCTTTGGATGAACCTTTGGACGAACCTTTGGACGAACCTTTGGACGAACCTTTGGACGAACCTTTGAATGATGTGCTGGATGACAACTACTTTTTcgatttaaaaaagaataaagtaTTATATGTGGAAAAGGAAGATAGAAAGGATCTGTTTACCCTTTGTTTGGAACCAAACCAAACACATACTCATTCCGCAATGACGGTTGAGGCATATAGTAGTGGTGACCCTTTACTGCCATATGACCCAAATGAACCTTCAAgagataatatttttacaaataataatatatatgagaaGAAAGATAATGAGAGCATAAGAGATGAAggaatgaaaatattagGGAACAGCTTATTGACATCAAAAAGAGAGACATTATATGACTATACAACCCATCCTTCCTTGTGTATTAGAAACACTTATTCAAAGACTCTAGCATGGGAAGACGGCACATATAGCCCTGATgaaaattgtaataaaaagaaatataattacatacaaaatgaaatattaggAAATTTCCTTATTAACCAAAGTGGAGATGTAAATAATACTGATGAAAATTTTGACAACAcgaaaaaatttacatttaacaAAATGGCTAGTAGCATGAACGATCCAAAGTTGTTGAGTCTTGAAAAAGGTTCAGATTATTCCTCTATGGCActtaatgataatattaattatataaatttactaaaatattttaccaaTTTAGACATTCTAAATAGTGCCACTTTGACACTTCAAAgcaatttaaatgaaaacacagttttggaaaaaaatgatgagcAAGATTTTAAGGGATGCTCCTCAGGTAACGAATTAGCGGGGATGACCAACGATATAGTGAATATGGGCAGTAACTCTGTATACCTAAACAGTACCAGAGGCCTAGATAGAGGCAATCCTACATGTCTAAACAGCGCTCAAAATGTTAGCGGCAAAAATAAGGAGAGCGAAAAACATCAAATATATCAAATGAATCAAATTCTAAACTCACATAATTTAATACGCCCCTTGAACAATAGGAATGAAAGCTTTATAAACACTCTTGCAGGTGACACACTAAAATTTAGAAGTGGGGTTCATCCGGAAGAATATGAAAACGAATATTACAATACCCCTTTTTCAGAAGAAGGGAGGAATGAAAGGAATACGGTCCATAATACTACTGATTGTAATGGCTTTAAATGCAATGGTGTTAGTTATGATTGTGCTAATTATGATGTTGACTATGATGCTGACTATGATGTTGACTATGATGTTAACTATGATGTTAACTATGATGTTAACTATGATGTTAACTATGATGTTGAATGTGTAGATATTGATTATGGTGACAATTATAATGATTGTAATTATGATGATGATTATGACGGCGATGGATTTGGAGATGGAGTTGCATTTGGCAATTCTATGTTGAGCTACTTTGACTGCTCATCCGCAAACAGTAACAGAAACCACCCTAATATAAATTCTTGTTTAGACAGTGCGAATAAAAACTTGTCCACTAGTGCTAAATTTACCTTAATTGTTAATGTCCCTCCAAATACTACTCGTAAAGATTTAATGGCTGTTTTTAGCAAATATGGACATGTAGATTTAACTATGGTTGTATGTGATAAAAAATCTAGACATCCTAATAAGGAATGGACAGCAACTTCTGGATATGCTTTTGTTCGTTTTTCAACTAATATAGAAGCACAGAGAACATTAAATGCAACTAGCTCTGGTATCGTTCGTATTAGAGGTAGTAGAGTTAGAGCCACATGGGCAAAAAAAGATTcttattcaaaaaaagaaaaagatgtaCCCTTTAAAATTCCTTCCTCTATTCTCCTTATAAATGTAGAAGAATTTATTTGTAtcatttgtaaaataaatttagcTTATGAaccattattatttccttGTTGTTATGCTTCCAGCTGTTCTGACTGCTTAAGgaattatattatgaacCATGAATTAGATCAAGAGAGGGTAAAATGTCCTAACtgctttttacatttttctcatggaattataaaaatcgACAAAAATTCGAAAGGAGCTATGGCCTTGctatataaaattcattCTAATATTAAAGTTAGGTGTCAAAAAGAATCTTGTAAATGGATTGGTTCACAGCACCACTACTTCAGTCATTCCTTGTCGTGCAAGTTTAGTATCACGTGA